In the genome of Desulfatiglans sp., one region contains:
- the moaC gene encoding cyclic pyranopterin monophosphate synthase MoaC, protein MGMVDITEKPVIKRTAEASGRLYLSNKTIETIKAGKVKKGDPLLIAEVAGMNAAKQTHLLIPHCHQIALDMVNVEYKVSDTYIDASCTVIAKARTGVEMEALIGVSVALNTIWDTVKYIEKDKDGQYPGTKITDIHVVYKKKE, encoded by the coding sequence ATGGGAATGGTTGATATTACTGAAAAACCGGTGATAAAAAGAACGGCTGAGGCCTCTGGCAGGCTGTATCTTTCAAATAAAACAATAGAGACAATAAAGGCAGGAAAGGTGAAAAAGGGAGACCCTCTTCTTATTGCAGAGGTGGCCGGCATGAATGCTGCCAAGCAGACCCACCTGCTTATACCCCACTGTCATCAGATAGCCCTTGATATGGTCAACGTTGAATATAAAGTGAGTGATACCTATATAGATGCAAGCTGTACTGTAATAGCAAAGGCTAGAACAGGTGTGGAGATGGAGGCGTTGATAGGGGTCTCTGTTGCGCTTAACACCATATGGGATACAGTAAAGTATATTGAGAAAGATAAGGACGGCCAGTACCCCGGCACAAAGATTACAGATATACATGTTGTTTATAAAAAGAAGGAATAA
- a CDS encoding molybdenum cofactor biosynthesis protein MoaE, whose product MEIEKIINRIKNHEKADGIGMIASHLGIVRGFSRKGGDISAVNVKYDMETLNKVIAHIKSMPGIVEVLVEVNEGHLKVGDELMFVAIGGDIRENVFAALIEAVNRIKKQAVSKEEIFIS is encoded by the coding sequence ATGGAAATAGAAAAGATAATAAACAGGATCAAAAATCATGAAAAGGCTGACGGCATAGGCATGATAGCAAGCCACCTTGGTATTGTACGCGGTTTTTCAAGAAAGGGGGGGGATATCAGTGCGGTAAATGTCAAATATGATATGGAGACACTCAATAAGGTGATAGCTCATATTAAGAGTATGCCGGGGATAGTTGAAGTTTTAGTTGAAGTGAATGAAGGGCACCTTAAGGTGGGTGATGAACTGATGTTTGTGGCAATTGGCGGAGATATCAGGGAAAACGTCTTTGCCGCACTAATTGAGGCGGTAAACAGGATTAAGAAACAGGCTGTAAGTAAAGAAGAGATATTTATTTCATAG
- a CDS encoding glutamyl-tRNA reductase, with protein MISIINIGMNHESAPVELRECLSGDKVDPAETLALMRGSDIISECIFISTCNRVETICTASDPVQAEKVIIDLMAQAGGMSVERLMSHMYIHKDMDAVRHIFRVASSLDSMIIGEPQILGQVKEAFRLAAVKGRSTGVILNRLMHKTFQVAKRVRTETGISETAVSISYAAVELAKKIFYGLEGRRALLIGAGEMAELAAKHLVGNGITEINVVNRSFERAVELARNIGGKAAFFDEMEEQLVNADIVISSTAATNYIITADMIKKILRKRKNRPLFIIDIAVPRDIEPKVNSLENIFLYDIDDLKEVVNENSAQRMQEALRAERIIEEEVIKFGNWFSTLDVVPTIVLLKEKIEEIRMAELRRSMPQLHGLTGEQIEVIETLTLSLTEKMINDPILALKRISSRSSKDTFIDITKRLFNLDKEKR; from the coding sequence ATGATAAGTATCATAAATATAGGAATGAACCATGAATCTGCCCCTGTAGAACTGAGGGAATGTCTTTCAGGGGATAAGGTTGATCCTGCTGAAACCCTTGCACTGATGAGGGGATCAGATATTATTAGTGAATGCATATTTATCTCAACCTGTAATCGTGTTGAGACCATCTGTACTGCCAGTGACCCGGTGCAGGCAGAAAAGGTTATTATTGATCTGATGGCACAGGCAGGCGGAATGTCTGTTGAAAGGCTCATGTCTCATATGTATATACATAAAGATATGGATGCTGTAAGACATATCTTCAGGGTAGCATCAAGCCTTGATTCAATGATTATCGGTGAGCCCCAGATACTGGGTCAGGTCAAGGAGGCATTCAGGCTTGCTGCGGTAAAAGGAAGGTCAACGGGTGTTATACTTAACAGGCTCATGCATAAGACATTCCAGGTTGCAAAGAGGGTGCGCACAGAGACCGGCATCTCGGAGACTGCTGTTTCAATCAGCTATGCAGCGGTTGAGCTTGCAAAAAAGATCTTTTATGGGCTTGAAGGCAGGAGAGCCCTGCTTATCGGGGCAGGCGAAATGGCAGAACTTGCCGCAAAACACCTTGTTGGTAACGGGATAACCGAGATTAATGTTGTAAACAGAAGCTTTGAAAGGGCTGTAGAACTTGCCCGAAACATCGGTGGAAAGGCCGCGTTTTTTGATGAAATGGAGGAGCAGCTTGTCAATGCAGACATTGTAATATCCTCAACCGCGGCCACGAATTATATTATAACCGCTGATATGATCAAAAAAATCCTTCGAAAAAGGAAAAATCGTCCGCTTTTCATAATCGATATTGCTGTTCCAAGGGATATAGAGCCAAAGGTGAACAGCCTTGAAAACATCTTCTTATATGATATTGATGATTTGAAAGAGGTGGTTAATGAGAACAGTGCCCAGCGGATGCAGGAGGCATTAAGGGCAGAAAGGATTATCGAAGAAGAGGTGATCAAATTCGGAAACTGGTTTTCTACCCTTGATGTTGTCCCTACTATTGTGCTATTGAAGGAAAAGATTGAAGAGATACGCATGGCAGAGTTGAGGAGGAGCATGCCTCAGCTTCATGGGCTTACAGGGGAGCAGATTGAGGTTATAGAGACGTTAACGCTGTCGTTAACAGAAAAGATGATAAATGACCCGATCCTGGCATTAAAACGTATCTCTTCCAGGTCATCAAAGGACACATTTATTGATATTACAAAAAGGCTTTTTAATCTGGATAAAGAAAAGAGATAG
- the ccsB gene encoding c-type cytochrome biogenesis protein CcsB, whose protein sequence is MEHILSGIALFLIILATGGFIVYIIRQSSSVFRYAYWVMFAGFLFQTLFLIYRYIALGTIPIVNLKMSLAFFAWSIIGAYLLFQVKFRLMVLGSFVSPVAALLMILSSALPHIPDTVPPVLKNLWLLIHVIPMFLGDGIFAIAFVSSVMYLVQERQIKRKRRGNLFKRLPSLETLDSINHYSLVYGFPLITIGMITGAVYAQAVLGSYWRWDPKEVWSLITWICYAILLHERLAVGWQGRRSAIMSIFCFMMLIFTFLGGGLLLDSYHSFGDFGGSSKLP, encoded by the coding sequence ATGGAACATATTTTATCCGGTATAGCCCTTTTTCTGATCATCCTCGCAACAGGCGGTTTTATCGTTTATATAATCAGGCAGAGCAGCTCTGTTTTCAGATATGCATACTGGGTTATGTTTGCAGGGTTTTTATTCCAGACTCTGTTCCTGATCTACAGGTATATTGCGCTCGGGACCATCCCGATTGTTAATTTAAAGATGTCACTGGCATTTTTTGCATGGAGTATTATAGGTGCATATCTTTTATTTCAGGTAAAATTCAGGTTAATGGTGCTGGGGTCATTTGTGTCCCCTGTTGCTGCACTTTTAATGATACTTTCTTCAGCATTACCCCATATCCCTGATACAGTGCCCCCGGTTTTAAAGAACCTGTGGCTCCTGATCCATGTTATACCAATGTTCCTTGGTGACGGCATATTTGCTATTGCCTTTGTATCATCAGTCATGTACCTGGTACAGGAGCGGCAGATAAAAAGAAAGAGAAGGGGTAACCTTTTTAAAAGGCTCCCTTCACTTGAAACCCTTGATTCCATAAACCACTATTCCCTTGTATATGGTTTTCCTCTTATTACCATAGGCATGATCACAGGCGCTGTATATGCACAAGCGGTACTGGGCAGTTACTGGAGATGGGACCCTAAAGAGGTCTGGTCTCTTATCACCTGGATCTGCTATGCGATTCTTCTGCATGAGAGGCTTGCTGTCGGATGGCAGGGAAGACGATCAGCCATAATGTCTATTTTTTGTTTTATGATGCTGATCTTCACCTTTCTGGGAGGAGGCCTCCTGCTTGACAGTTATCACAGTTTTGGTGATTTTGGCGGGAGCTCAAAACTGCCATGA
- a CDS encoding bifunctional precorrin-2 dehydrogenase/sirohydrochlorin ferrochelatase, with protein sequence MAYYPIMVDLRGREVLVVGGGSVAGRKIATLIEYGASVSVVARELSPELKTLVDSGRVKYLGGEFSLVFLKDRFLAIAATDDPELNHRISQAAQAKGMLINAVDQPADCSFIVPSIIRRGDLVVSVSTSGKSPALAKKIRAELSSLFGPEYELFLRMMGKVRESVLSRSSDQKDNSRVFHSIVDSGLLDAIRADNHKKAAKLLSDIMGQDISIEDIKDYLKV encoded by the coding sequence TTCTTGTCGTAGGCGGCGGTTCTGTTGCAGGTAGAAAGATTGCAACGCTTATTGAGTATGGCGCATCAGTCAGTGTTGTTGCCCGTGAATTGTCTCCTGAACTTAAAACCCTGGTTGATAGCGGCAGGGTAAAATACCTTGGCGGGGAATTCAGCCTGGTATTTCTAAAGGACAGGTTTCTTGCGATAGCAGCAACTGATGACCCTGAGCTTAACCACCGGATATCTCAAGCAGCACAGGCAAAGGGTATGCTTATTAATGCCGTTGACCAGCCGGCTGACTGCTCCTTTATTGTCCCTTCCATTATCAGGAGGGGAGACCTTGTCGTGTCTGTTTCCACCTCAGGAAAGAGCCCCGCCCTTGCAAAAAAGATCAGGGCAGAGCTTTCATCCCTGTTTGGCCCTGAGTATGAACTGTTTCTGCGTATGATGGGTAAGGTCAGGGAATCAGTGCTTTCCAGGTCATCCGATCAAAAGGATAACAGCCGGGTGTTTCACTCTATTGTGGATTCCGGCCTGCTGGATGCGATCAGGGCAGACAATCATAAAAAGGCGGCTAAATTACTGTCTGATATCATGGGACAGGATATTTCAATAGAAGACATCAAGGATTACCTGAAGGTGTGA